The sequence AGGGAGGGGTATCTGCAGTCCTCGGCGATCCAGGCCCGTTCCATGGCGTCGGCCGTGAGCATCACGTCGAGTTCGGCGAGCCGGAGCGGGCTGTTCCCGCATTCCGTGCGGAGGCGGGCGACGAGCTCCGCCTCGACGGCCGGACCGGCCACCGCGGATACGGCCAATGCGGCGCCGGCAATGTGATCCCCCATCACCGCCTCCGTCGCCGTCGCCGCCGACACCAGGGCGGCGGCAGGCGCCGCCAGAGCGGACCGGCCCCCTTCCTCGATGCCCCTATCGGTGCAGCGCAGGAGCGCGCCCGCCGCGTAGCAGACGTCGGTGGGCTTCGGCGCTACGGCGAGCGCCGCGTAGAAGTCCGCGAGAGAGGCGGCTGTGAATGCCGGCTGTGTCGTGGCCCAGGTGATTTCGCGGGCGATCCGTCGCGCGTGCTCGTGGGCGTCCTCGTCGGCGAGCGTGCGGTACGCCGCGGGCAGCAGCGCGCCCAACTCGAGCGGGGTCAGACGGGCGCAGGCGGCCCACGCTCCGCCGGACGTACCCAGGTCCGGCGGCGGACCGGCCATCACGGCGGACAACCAAGCGGCGTGCGAAGAAAGTTCGTCCATGTCACGAACGGTAAGGGCAGGGTCTGACAATCGCCCTTCCGAGCGCGGAGCCCCCGGGGGGCCTCCCCTGACACGCCGAAGAACACCACAAGAGCCGCCGATTTCCCCGGCCACATCGCAGACTCCGGAACACACCGGTGCACAGAAGAGTTGACGACGTGAAGTGCGTGCCACGAGAGAGGGAGCTGTATGCGCATCGCCCTGTGTCAGATGACGCCGTCCGCCGATCCGAACAAGAACCTCGCCGCGGTACGGGAGCAGGTGCGCCGCGCGGCGCGGGAGGATGCGCGCCTGGTGGTGTTCCCCGAAGCGGCCATGGCGCGGTTCGGGACTCCCCTGCGGCAGGTGGCAGAGCCTCTGGACGGCCCCTGGGCCGAGGGAGTGCGGGCGGCGGCCCGGGAGGCGGGCGTGACGGTTGTTGCGGGGATGTTCACCCCGGCCGATGAGGGCAAGGTGACCAATACGCTGCTGGCCGTGGGGCCGGACGTGGATGCGTCCTACGACAAGATCCATCTGTACGACGCCTTCGGGTTCCGGGAGTCCGACTCGGTCGCGGCGGGCTCACGGGTGATGACGATCGACGTCGACGGGGTCCGCATCGGCCTGGCCACCTGTTACGACCTGCGCTTCCCCGAGCTGTTCCGGGCGCATGCGGACGCGGGGGCGGCGCTCTGCGTCGTATCCGCCGCGTGGGGTGCCGGTCCCGGTAAGCGTGAGCAGTGGGACCTCCTGGTGCGGGCCCGCGCCCTGGACGCAACGGTCTGGCTGGCCGCGGTCGACGCCGCCGCCCCGGACC is a genomic window of Streptomyces gilvosporeus containing:
- a CDS encoding carbon-nitrogen hydrolase family protein, with amino-acid sequence MRIALCQMTPSADPNKNLAAVREQVRRAAREDARLVVFPEAAMARFGTPLRQVAEPLDGPWAEGVRAAAREAGVTVVAGMFTPADEGKVTNTLLAVGPDVDASYDKIHLYDAFGFRESDSVAAGSRVMTIDVDGVRIGLATCYDLRFPELFRAHADAGAALCVVSAAWGAGPGKREQWDLLVRARALDATVWLAAVDAAAPDPQADPELPTPAPTGVGHSALIAPDGTVRARLEAVPDLLTAEVDVEETERVRRAVAVLDNRRL